The genomic segment CGATCCCTGTAAGCTTTCCATCATCATCGACCACAGGGGCACCACTTATCCTGTTTTCGGTCAGTAACTTTGCAAGCTCCTCAACTGTGGCATCTGGCTTGACGGTTATAACATCCTTTGTCATTATATCTTTTGCTTTTAGCATAGGTTCTCCTGAAATTTTTTTATATTACCACGTTTAATCATAAACACACCACACACTTCCTCTTTCTCAGCCTGTAAGACCTATATACCCGCCCTGCCTGCCGGTTGTACCCTTAGCATACCTGTAAGAATAAAATTTGCTGCTGTTGCAGAAAGTGCATTCAGGGGAAATCCATATTTTTTTCTCGCTCACACCGAGAGAAATGGCCTGTGTTTTGTTTGCTTCCACAAGGTCTAAATAAAAGGCATCTCCTTTACTGCTCACGAAGTTGCCTTCTGCAGTCTCGGAATCGAGTCGCACCGACTTTTTTATTGCTGCAATAACATCAAAGCCCACTGTGTAGCAGCAGCCCCTTATGCTCGGACCCATGGCTATAAAAATGTCTTCCACCTTTGTATAAAAATTGCGTGCCATAGAGTCAATGGCCTCGCTTAAAATTCCCTGGGCAGTGCCTCTCCATCCAGCGTGAACAGCGCCAACAGTCATTCTTACAGGGTCGTATAAAAGTATGGGCACACAGTCAGCCACTGCAACCCCTATCAAAACATTGCTCTTCCTGGTTAATACAGCATCTGCTATTACTGGTTCCTCACTATCCCTCAATATATAAACCTTATTCGTGTGTTTTTGAATAGGCATATAAATCTTATCAGGCGGTATTCCAATTTCCTGCGAGAGGGTAAGGTTACTGCCATCCAGTGCTTTTGTTGTAAAAAAGGCCCTGATACGGCTGCCCTTCATGTTGTCCGGCACTATAAATGGCTCGATCAATTCAAACCTCCGAGATTCCTGAAAGCATCAGGAATCATTTCAATTATATCCCCGGCAATCATGGCCATCTCGGTTTTTCTCTCTGATGCAATATCACCAGCAAGGCCATGGATATACACTCCCAATCTCAGTGCATCAATAATTTTCATCTTCTGGGCCACCAGGCCAGCTAAAATACCCGTGAGCACATCACCGGCTCCTGCTGTGGCCATGCCCGGGTAACTCAATTGCAGAGTTAATCCTGTCAGCTTCGATATCCTTTACTGCCTTTCCTGTAATCCTCGACATCTCGCCAGGATGGGGTGTGAGAATCAATGTCGCCTTTGCCTCTTTCAGAATATTTCTATTCTTCCCCAGGGCATTCAGAGCATCAGCATC from the Nitrospirota bacterium genome contains:
- the pgeF gene encoding peptidoglycan editing factor PgeF; its protein translation is MIEPFIVPDNMKGSRIRAFFTTKALDGSNLTLSQEIGIPPDKIYMPIQKHTNKVYILRDSEEPVIADAVLTRKSNVLIGVAVADCVPILLYDPVRMTVGAVHAGWRGTAQGILSEAIDSMARNFYTKVEDIFIAMGPSIRGCCYTVGFDVIAAIKKSVRLDSETAEGNFVSSKGDAFYLDLVEANKTQAISLGVSEKKIWISPECTFCNSSKFYSYRYAKGTTGRQGGYIGLTG